Proteins from one Methanococcus maripaludis C5 genomic window:
- the pheT gene encoding phenylalanine--tRNA ligase subunit beta: MPTINVNKVDLERLSNISLSDKIIEDRFPMMGVEVEEIFEEVDKNGKKQKMVQFSINPDRPDYLSVEGLARGFRGFMGITTGIQEFEVLNSDIKVIVEENETRPYVAFALVKNVLMDEFVLESMINLQEKLHWAIGRDRKKLAIGIHDFDKVKAPFTYKEIKGDEIKFVPLGYEDEKMTPREIIEKHEKGIKYAHLIQNDKFPIIVDANGEVLSMPPIINGTLTKVTPTSKNLLIDITGTEKEAVEETLNIIVCALAERRGTIVSVDVNGKKYPDLSLKSRMISVESINKKLGLELNPGEMIQAVKKSGMDALYEDGNLIVKIPAYRNDILHNVDLKEEIAINYGYEKFEGKLPSVATTGSKDPVEKKCNAMSDLMIGLGFYEVMNLTLSNQDTLFEKMNLKVEEKDYIEVLKPASIEHRVLRTSILPLLLETLYINKHHSLPQKIFEIGDCVVIDENDTETDTKCKNIKKIAGAITHPLTNFNEIKSSTEALLREFFEDFEFENYEHPAFIPGRCAKIIKDGKEVGFFGEIHPEVILNFELEHPIVGFEITIE; this comes from the coding sequence GTGCCTACAATTAACGTGAATAAGGTAGATTTAGAACGATTGAGCAATATTTCCCTTTCGGATAAGATAATCGAAGACAGATTTCCGATGATGGGAGTAGAAGTAGAAGAAATATTTGAAGAAGTCGATAAAAACGGGAAAAAACAGAAAATGGTACAGTTTTCAATAAATCCGGATAGACCTGATTATTTAAGTGTTGAAGGCCTTGCAAGAGGATTCAGGGGATTTATGGGAATTACCACGGGAATCCAAGAATTTGAAGTACTCAATTCAGACATTAAAGTAATTGTTGAAGAAAATGAAACAAGACCGTATGTTGCATTTGCACTTGTTAAAAATGTTTTAATGGATGAATTCGTCCTTGAAAGCATGATAAACCTTCAGGAAAAATTACACTGGGCAATTGGAAGAGATAGAAAGAAACTTGCAATTGGAATTCACGACTTCGATAAAGTAAAAGCTCCATTTACTTACAAAGAAATCAAAGGCGACGAGATTAAATTTGTTCCTTTAGGATATGAAGACGAAAAAATGACTCCAAGAGAAATTATTGAAAAACACGAAAAGGGAATAAAATACGCTCATTTAATTCAGAATGATAAATTCCCAATTATTGTCGATGCAAATGGCGAAGTTCTTTCAATGCCCCCCATAATTAACGGAACACTAACAAAAGTAACCCCAACATCCAAAAACTTACTTATCGACATTACTGGAACTGAAAAAGAAGCTGTTGAAGAAACCCTTAATATTATCGTCTGCGCACTTGCAGAAAGACGCGGAACCATTGTTTCAGTTGATGTTAACGGAAAAAAATATCCTGATTTATCTTTAAAATCAAGAATGATTTCTGTGGAATCAATCAACAAAAAATTAGGACTGGAGTTAAACCCCGGAGAAATGATTCAGGCTGTTAAAAAATCTGGAATGGATGCACTCTATGAAGATGGAAATTTGATTGTAAAAATTCCTGCATACAGAAATGACATCTTACATAACGTTGATTTAAAAGAAGAAATTGCTATAAACTACGGCTATGAAAAATTCGAAGGAAAATTGCCATCAGTTGCAACTACTGGCTCAAAAGACCCTGTTGAAAAAAAATGTAACGCAATGTCTGATTTGATGATTGGACTTGGATTCTACGAAGTTATGAATCTTACACTTTCAAATCAAGACACATTATTTGAAAAAATGAATTTAAAAGTAGAAGAAAAAGACTACATTGAAGTTTTAAAACCTGCTTCAATCGAACACAGGGTTCTTAGAACTTCAATTCTACCACTTCTTTTAGAAACACTCTACATTAACAAACATCACTCGCTTCCTCAAAAAATATTTGAAATTGGTGACTGCGTAGTTATCGATGAAAATGATACTGAAACTGATACCAAGTGTAAAAATATCAAGAAAATTGCGGGTGCGATAACACATCCTTTAACGAACTTTAACGAAATAAAAAGTTCAACTGAAGCACTCCTAAGAGAGTTTTTTGAAGATTTTGAATTTGAAAACTACGAACATCCAGCATTCATACCTGGAAGATGTGCAAAAATAATCAAAGATGGAAAAGAAGTAGGATTTTTTGGAGAAATTCATCCTGAAGTGATTTTAAACTTCGAACTCGAACATCCGATAGTCGGATTTGAAATAACAATCGAATAA
- a CDS encoding CBS domain-containing protein → MNLELSVTEAMSTPVATVTLDTTAYDVANILKDKGIGCLVVLNDAGKPVGIITERDLALGVVSRNLKSKEVIVEEISSPKLIAIAPKSTIMDAARKMDSENVKRLPVVEGDELLGIVTVSDITKLSPELFNIMVETNEIHNSEYPYPKTEEIEGICEICGSTDSVNYINGRYICKNCNEDSEDEEE, encoded by the coding sequence ATGAACCTGGAGCTTTCAGTAACTGAAGCCATGAGTACGCCGGTAGCCACAGTAACATTGGATACCACAGCTTACGATGTGGCAAATATCCTTAAAGACAAAGGAATTGGTTGTTTAGTAGTATTAAACGATGCTGGAAAACCAGTTGGTATCATAACAGAGCGAGATTTAGCACTTGGCGTTGTTTCAAGAAATTTAAAATCAAAAGAAGTAATAGTGGAAGAAATTTCTTCTCCAAAATTAATCGCCATTGCTCCAAAATCCACGATAATGGATGCAGCTAGAAAAATGGACTCGGAAAACGTAAAAAGACTCCCTGTAGTTGAAGGTGATGAATTACTCGGAATAGTTACAGTAAGCGATATTACAAAACTATCTCCTGAGCTCTTCAATATAATGGTCGAAACAAACGAAATTCATAATTCAGAATATCCATACCCTAAAACTGAAGAAATCGAAGGAATTTGCGAAATTTGCGGAAGTACAGATAGTGTAAATTACATTAATGGAAGATATATCTGTAAAAACTGCAATGAAGATTCTGAAGACGAAGAAGAGTAA
- the purM gene encoding phosphoribosylformylglycinamidine cyclo-ligase, whose amino-acid sequence MVTYKDAGVDIYKEDKVIRALASQIKFERNDAIKPADLKGHYAGAIEFGDYYLVLCTDGVGSKMVVAEMANKFDTVPIDMIAMNVNDAICIGAEPVALVDYMAVEDITEDIASQIGKGLNDGIKESNINLIGGETASLPNMIKGVDLAGTVLAVVKKDEIVSGKEVKPGDLIVGLRSSGIHSNGLSLARKVFFDIANLDVNSKLSHGKTVAEELLTPTKIYVKPVLEMIKQVNVKGLAHITGGGFRKLKRLNKEVCYKIDELPEILPIFKEIQNLGSVADEEMFKTFNMGIGFCVIVDKEDAEKIIEISNHHNIPAFVIGKIEDSVELNGETKRETVLVEYNNKKMIME is encoded by the coding sequence TTGGTAACTTACAAAGACGCTGGTGTGGATATTTATAAAGAAGACAAAGTGATTAGGGCGCTTGCATCCCAGATTAAATTTGAAAGAAACGATGCAATAAAACCTGCTGATTTAAAAGGACATTATGCAGGAGCTATTGAATTTGGAGATTACTATTTGGTGCTCTGTACTGATGGTGTTGGAAGTAAAATGGTTGTTGCGGAAATGGCAAACAAATTCGACACCGTTCCAATTGACATGATTGCAATGAACGTAAACGATGCAATATGTATCGGAGCAGAACCTGTTGCTCTCGTTGACTACATGGCTGTTGAAGATATCACAGAAGATATCGCTTCACAAATTGGAAAAGGATTGAATGACGGAATAAAAGAATCAAACATCAATTTAATCGGTGGAGAAACTGCATCACTTCCAAACATGATCAAAGGAGTGGATTTAGCAGGAACCGTTCTTGCAGTTGTTAAAAAAGATGAAATCGTATCCGGTAAAGAAGTAAAACCTGGTGATTTAATCGTTGGTTTAAGAAGCAGCGGAATTCACAGTAACGGTTTATCACTTGCAAGGAAAGTATTTTTCGACATCGCAAACCTCGATGTCAACAGCAAATTATCACACGGCAAAACGGTTGCTGAAGAGCTTTTAACCCCTACAAAAATTTACGTAAAACCAGTTTTAGAAATGATCAAACAGGTAAACGTAAAAGGACTCGCACACATCACAGGTGGCGGATTTAGGAAATTAAAAAGATTAAACAAAGAAGTATGCTACAAAATCGATGAATTACCTGAAATTCTTCCAATATTTAAAGAAATACAGAATTTAGGAAGCGTAGCCGATGAAGAAATGTTTAAAACATTTAACATGGGAATCGGATTTTGCGTAATCGTTGATAAGGAAGATGCTGAAAAAATAATTGAAATATCAAACCACCACAACATACCTGCATTTGTAATTGGAAAAATCGAAGACAGCGTTGAATTAAATGGCGAAACTAAAAGAGAAACAGTTTTAGTTGAATACAACAACAAAAAAATGATAATGGAATAA
- the fwdC gene encoding tungsten-dependent formylmethanofuran dehydrogenase subunit FwdC: MNELILNLKGDVSVPIEMDKILPEKLQEMSLEEISGIELIQGNKTVKLSEMFDVELKESPVAKVTINNCCKKVKRIGEKMTSGEIVVNGDAGMYIGVEMKGGKITVNGDAESWVGQNLKGGDITINGNAENYVGSAYRGDWRGMSGGKITITGNAGSELGEYMKGGTILIKGNSKILPGIHQNGGMIIIEGDIEGRAGGEMMKGAIVVYGKILEPLPSFKFEGIVEDPLVKLSKKDAGTQLKGTFIKFSGDYVNAKPKGELYAAIENNQNLL; the protein is encoded by the coding sequence ATGAATGAATTAATTCTTAATTTGAAGGGCGATGTATCAGTCCCTATTGAAATGGATAAAATACTTCCAGAAAAACTCCAAGAAATGAGCTTAGAAGAAATTTCTGGAATTGAATTGATACAGGGAAACAAAACTGTTAAACTAAGCGAAATGTTTGACGTTGAACTCAAAGAAAGCCCTGTTGCAAAAGTAACCATTAACAACTGCTGTAAAAAAGTTAAAAGAATCGGCGAAAAAATGACATCTGGCGAAATCGTTGTAAACGGCGATGCTGGAATGTACATTGGAGTTGAAATGAAAGGCGGAAAAATTACGGTAAATGGTGACGCTGAAAGCTGGGTAGGTCAAAACCTCAAAGGTGGAGATATCACCATTAACGGAAACGCTGAAAACTACGTTGGTTCGGCATACAGAGGAGACTGGAGAGGAATGAGTGGTGGAAAAATTACCATCACAGGTAACGCTGGATCCGAACTTGGAGAATACATGAAAGGCGGAACTATTCTTATCAAAGGTAACTCAAAAATCCTCCCAGGAATCCACCAAAATGGCGGTATGATTATTATCGAAGGGGATATCGAAGGAAGAGCGGGTGGAGAAATGATGAAAGGTGCTATCGTAGTTTACGGTAAAATCTTAGAACCGCTTCCATCATTCAAATTCGAAGGAATAGTTGAAGACCCACTCGTTAAATTATCCAAAAAAGATGCTGGAACTCAGTTGAAAGGAACATTTATCAAATTCAGCGGAGATTACGTAAACGCCAAACCTAAAGGAGAACTTTACGCAGCTATCGAAAACAATCAAAACTTACTCTAA
- a CDS encoding CBS domain-containing protein: MKIKTIVGEKKVEKVYPTTKIIEALVMMDKENIRRICVVDPGTGRVEGILTNMDIVNMLGGGSKYNLVKFKHNHNMLSAINEPVKEIMTDNVVLIKENAELNEVIDLFVEKKIGGMPVVDKSGVLITTINERDVIKYLKDQVDEKLLVKDCMTENVVSATPGERLKDVARTMLRNGFRRLPIVSEEKLVGIITSTDFVRLFGSDWAFNHMKTGNIREITNVRMQDIMKTDIVSVKSEIKLIDAVKKMNELNIGVLPVVDGEKLVGLITEKDIVKCIYKK, encoded by the coding sequence TTGAAAATAAAAACCATTGTCGGCGAAAAAAAAGTCGAAAAAGTATACCCCACTACAAAAATTATCGAAGCTCTTGTAATGATGGACAAGGAGAACATCAGAAGAATATGTGTTGTTGATCCTGGAACTGGAAGAGTTGAAGGAATTCTAACGAACATGGATATTGTAAACATGTTGGGCGGAGGTTCCAAATATAATCTCGTAAAGTTCAAGCACAACCACAATATGCTTTCTGCCATTAACGAGCCGGTAAAAGAGATAATGACCGACAATGTGGTATTAATAAAAGAAAATGCAGAATTAAATGAAGTAATCGACTTATTTGTTGAGAAAAAAATTGGTGGAATGCCCGTAGTTGATAAATCAGGCGTTTTGATTACAACAATTAATGAAAGAGATGTTATAAAGTACTTAAAAGATCAGGTTGACGAAAAGCTTCTTGTAAAAGACTGCATGACTGAAAATGTGGTATCTGCAACACCCGGGGAAAGATTAAAGGATGTTGCAAGAACGATGCTTAGAAATGGATTCAGAAGGCTTCCAATAGTTTCCGAAGAAAAATTAGTTGGAATTATTACTTCAACTGATTTTGTAAGGCTATTTGGAAGCGACTGGGCATTTAACCATATGAAAACCGGAAATATTCGAGAAATTACGAATGTAAGAATGCAAGACATTATGAAAACAGATATTGTTTCAGTAAAGTCTGAAATTAAGCTAATTGATGCAGTTAAAAAGATGAATGAATTAAATATTGGCGTACTTCCAGTAGTTGATGGAGAAAAACTTGTCGGATTAATTACAGAAAAGGATATTGTGAAATGCATTTACAAAAAATAA
- a CDS encoding DUF89 domain-containing protein, whose amino-acid sequence MKIKPECALCITRQVVDVAKELTDDKSEQFKIIAWGLKKISEMYSESSVPSFMGTELHRHLKLKTQNSDPYKNLKDVANEFALKYLNDVEHLLESDDELERLQKKVKLAIAGNVIDFGPFSTDVNIENMVKTTLDGKLDLDFSEELLNELKNSKKVFYTCDNAGEIVFDLPLIKELKNYVEVVVSVKGSPILNDATLEDVETAGIDKVTKVITSGTDTIGIRFEESSEEFLSELNSSDFIIAKGMGNYESLTEYEEKRENSEKIPVYYILKAKCEPVAEHVGVCEGDNVLLRKEISKV is encoded by the coding sequence TTGAAAATTAAACCAGAATGCGCACTTTGTATTACACGACAGGTTGTGGATGTTGCAAAGGAACTAACAGATGACAAATCCGAACAGTTTAAAATCATAGCATGGGGTCTTAAAAAAATATCTGAAATGTATAGTGAATCTTCCGTTCCTTCATTTATGGGTACTGAACTTCACAGGCACTTGAAATTAAAAACTCAAAATAGCGATCCTTACAAAAATTTAAAAGATGTTGCAAACGAATTTGCTCTTAAATACTTAAATGATGTTGAACATTTGCTTGAAAGTGACGATGAACTTGAAAGATTGCAAAAAAAAGTAAAATTGGCAATTGCGGGAAATGTAATTGATTTTGGTCCGTTTAGTACTGATGTCAATATTGAAAACATGGTAAAAACGACGCTTGATGGAAAATTAGATCTTGATTTTAGCGAAGAATTATTAAATGAACTTAAAAATTCAAAAAAAGTATTTTACACCTGTGATAATGCAGGCGAAATTGTTTTTGACCTTCCATTAATAAAAGAACTTAAAAATTACGTTGAAGTTGTTGTATCAGTTAAGGGAAGTCCAATATTAAACGATGCTACTTTAGAAGACGTTGAAACCGCAGGAATCGATAAAGTAACAAAAGTAATTACAAGCGGAACCGATACAATTGGAATCCGGTTTGAAGAATCTTCAGAAGAATTCTTAAGTGAATTGAATAGTTCTGATTTCATTATTGCAAAAGGAATGGGCAATTACGAGAGTTTAACTGAATACGAAGAAAAACGGGAAAACTCCGAAAAAATTCCTGTTTACTACATATTAAAAGCAAAATGTGAGCCTGTTGCAGAACACGTTGGGGTATGTGAAGGCGATAACGTTCTTTTAAGGAAAGAGATAAGTAAAGTTTAA
- a CDS encoding pyrimidine dimer DNA glycosylase/endonuclease V: MQLFILDADPEKAAKMHCDKHVVKMPLEAAQILSTVQHIHNSIYKEKCYKKTHEKHPCVLWASKTRKNYEWALHLLKALLSEYSYRYKKMHKSSELLKYLEYNPVKSDLNELTPFAQAIPEEYVSDDAVSSYRKYYIAEKSSFCKWTKRKAPEWYLKGLKKDNEI; the protein is encoded by the coding sequence GTGCAACTCTTTATTTTAGATGCTGATCCAGAAAAAGCTGCAAAAATGCACTGCGACAAACACGTTGTAAAAATGCCGCTTGAAGCTGCACAGATTTTATCAACCGTTCAACATATCCATAATTCGATTTACAAAGAAAAATGCTATAAAAAAACGCATGAAAAACACCCCTGTGTATTATGGGCTTCGAAAACTAGAAAAAACTATGAATGGGCATTACATCTTTTAAAGGCACTTTTATCAGAATATAGTTACAGGTACAAAAAAATGCATAAATCATCTGAACTTTTAAAATATTTAGAATATAATCCCGTAAAATCAGATTTAAACGAATTAACACCTTTTGCTCAAGCGATACCTGAAGAATATGTTTCAGATGATGCTGTATCGTCATATCGCAAATACTATATTGCAGAAAAGTCTAGTTTTTGTAAATGGACTAAAAGAAAAGCACCTGAATGGTATTTAAAAGGATTAAAAAAAGATAACGAAATTTAA
- a CDS encoding 6-carboxytetrahydropterin synthase QueD, whose product MILELNGIYAGLRFSSAHIVFGHDSCGVIHGHSYYVDVKLSGEPSGEFGFVCDFKILKQIVKELCGELDHKLLVPRDHENMEYSLEGDSIYLEYVEKSGKVKKYMFPVEDINLLPLKSTTAEDLSIYFAKFIEDKLQKMGLEKSIEWIETTVNEGIGQGARYILNLK is encoded by the coding sequence ATGATTTTAGAATTAAATGGAATTTATGCAGGGCTCCGATTTTCATCAGCACATATCGTATTTGGACATGACAGCTGCGGGGTAATTCACGGCCATTCTTACTACGTAGACGTAAAACTCTCAGGCGAACCTTCCGGAGAATTTGGGTTTGTCTGCGATTTTAAAATATTAAAGCAGATTGTAAAGGAACTTTGTGGTGAACTCGACCATAAACTGCTTGTTCCAAGAGATCATGAAAACATGGAATACTCATTGGAAGGAGATTCGATTTATTTAGAATACGTTGAAAAATCGGGAAAAGTAAAAAAATACATGTTTCCAGTAGAAGACATTAATTTACTCCCTTTAAAATCAACTACTGCAGAAGATCTATCCATTTACTTTGCGAAATTTATTGAAGATAAGCTTCAAAAAATGGGTCTTGAAAAGTCAATCGAATGGATCGAAACTACAGTAAATGAAGGAATTGGTCAGGGTGCAAGATACATCCTAAACTTGAAATAA